A window of Leptolyngbyaceae cyanobacterium genomic DNA:
AACACCTGTGATTTCTATATAGTCTCTTGCCTCTATGGAAATATTTCCGCCAGGGCCACCAGAATTAACAATACCTACAGCAAGCCTAGCGCCGCTATTGGCCACAATTAAAGCACCATCTCGGTTGATCAAATTTCCCGTTTTAATATAAATGTCGCCAGCCGCTCCCGTGCCAAAAACCGTGTTATTCAAAATACCTGTTGGTAAAACTGTTCCGGGTATACTTCTGCTTATTTCCAGGGAATCAGAAACGTTGATTACGATATCGCCACCTCTTCCACTGCCCAATGTACCGCTCGATACTACTGCTCCATCTAAAATACTCAAGCGGTTAGAGCCGATGGTGATGTTGCCCGATCCACCGCTACTACCCAAAATGGTATTAGAAAGAATACCAGAACCTTTAGCTTCTATAGAATCAGCTACTCGGATATCGATATTTCCTGCTTTTGCAAAACCGAAAACCGGAGATAATATTAGCGATCCGTTTTGGAGACTCAAAGAATTTGTCTCGATGGTGATATCGCCCCCAGGACCAGCAGTTGCCGTTCCTGCAAATAAGCCGCCAACGCGATCGTTAGGAGTCAACCGCCCCGAAAAACCACCGACAAATATTTGTTGTAAGTTATTCAGCCCAGTACCAACTAACACCGCCGAATCACTAGCGCGTAAGTTTAAATTGCCACCCGTCCCTTCCCCAAAGCTGGTGGTTGACAAAAAAGCCGCCCCTTGCAAAAGGAACTGTCCGGTTTCTATATTTAAATTTCCTCCCCTCCCCGCACCTTTGGTATCGGTAGATAATTGAGTAATATTTAAAGGGTCGGTTCCGCTGACTTCGATTTGAGCCGCACGGATGTCGAGGTTTCCCCCCGATCGATCTCCCAAAGTAAGGGATAAAATTCGAGAACCATCATTTACTAAGAGGCGGTTTGCCTGCACTTGAATATTACCGCCGCCAATTCCGCTAGCATCTACTATGGCTTGTTGCGAAAGTTGGATATCCTGAAATTGCTGAACTCCCTGGTATCCCAATTGAAAGCCATTATCGATGGAAGTCAGGCTGACAAAGCTGTTGGGGCCAACGCTTCCTAGTTCAATTCTGCCTTCTGGCGATCGGATTTGTCCGCCAGCTAAAATAAGATTACCGCCAATTAATCCGAATGTTTGGCCAGTTGGCACTTGTAATCCGGTTTGTCGATCGTTACCGTTAGCAGTACTCGATTGATTGATAATATTTCCCGGCGTTGCTCCAAATTGCAAGCCAATGGGAACATTAACTGTTAGCAAACTAGAGGATTGGGGATTGCTAGCGCTAAAAAGGATGTTTTCGCTAAATAGAAGGCTCTCAGCTGTACTGGCAAGCAAAGAACCGCCAATATTTAATCGTGCATTGGGGCCAAACACGATGCCGTTGGGATTGAGTAAAAATAAGTTAGCACTACCATTGGCTCTGATTAATCCGTCAATTTGAGAGATGTGAGAACCAGTAACGCGGGTAAAGATATTTTGGATATTTACTGAATTGTTAAAAAAGGCTTCGCTGCCTGTTGGTACTGAAAATTCGCCAAAACTGTGAAATAAGTTGTTCCCTGCTGGAGTACCTCCCTCAATTTGAAAGGTATTATCGTTTGGGATAACGATCGAATTGTTCGGTAGGGTTGAGTCTGGAATGATTTGTGCTGCTGTGGGGCTGTGGGCCATCAGCCATAGCAAAGAAATAGTGCTAATGCGCCAAATGTCAAGGGTAAGTTTCATAGTTAGGTGAGGAGCTTTCTTTTCCTGGAACTCGTTAATCAGCACCCTTAACCAATATGAATCATTTTTCATTGATGTACGGAAATGTTTCTTTCTTCTCTAGCTCCTACTCTATGCTCTCTGTGGTATGAACGATAAGGGTATAACCGAATCGAGACATACTATATATATATAGATATAAGTGAAAGCTAATCTTTACTATTGGCGATCGCTTATCATGTATCAAAATTTTTGTCAACCCAAGAAATAAATTCGTCGAACCAGGTGAATTGCGATCGCCTAGCTTGATATGATAGGTAACTCTAGCCGATCGCGATCGCTGAAAGTTAGAAGTCCGAACCCCATCTGTAATAATGCCTCTTATTACAGCTTGTCTGAAACTAGCAGAAGTTACCATCCTAAGTCGTTACCAAAATTCGATCGTAAATTTTTTAAAATTATTGCAATATTCAATAAAAGTCTGATATCCTAGAAAAGCGTCAAAAAAAGCCCTGAGTTCTGTAGAGCCATAGAACTGGAGATAACCCAGAGTTTTAAAGCTAAAAAAGCTAGAGCTTTCAAAGCTAAAAACTACTGAGAAATATAAAACAACAAGCAGTTATCGTCTAGTCAGATAACCACACCTCAAAGTGGGGTTATCTACTCAACGAAATGGCTGTTAACTGTTATCCTAGTCGGGATAAAACCCGGCTTTTTTGATGTGGCCAACTAAAGTAAATAAGTGATTAAAGCAGTTTGCCTTCAAGATTATAAGAACTTGGAAGGTTAAATGTCTGCTTTATAAAAGTAGGTAAAAAAATATCAAAGTTTGTGAACGATTGTCCCGCTTTTGATATCATTTACCTGCTAAAAATAGCTTAGGTGATTTAATCATCATCAGGATAAAGTAGTATTTTCAGATGAGGCGACGATTCTTAGAAATACTCTGTCTTATCCTTGTTTATAGTTGGTGTTTTACCCGATTTGGCACGGTTATCTCTATTAACGATCGAATTTTTACTGGATTATATTACAGAAGTACCAAAGGATTTATTCTTTGGTATGTGACTCAACAATAAAAAGTTTAAGGCTGAGCAATCTCAACCTTAACTACCAGTAAAACTACCTAACAGTCAAGCAAGTTCGGTTTACCAAAAAGATATTGAGAAGAAAAAATTTTTTCTCGATCCACTTGCCAAAAATTAAAAAAGGCTGTTATAGTAAAAGAGTGCTGAAAAACAAAG
This region includes:
- a CDS encoding filamentous hemagglutinin N-terminal domain-containing protein codes for the protein MKLTLDIWRISTISLLWLMAHSPTAAQIIPDSTLPNNSIVIPNDNTFQIEGGTPAGNNLFHSFGEFSVPTGSEAFFNNSVNIQNIFTRVTGSHISQIDGLIRANGSANLFLLNPNGIVFGPNARLNIGGSLLASTAESLLFSENILFSASNPQSSSLLTVNVPIGLQFGATPGNIINQSSTANGNDRQTGLQVPTGQTFGLIGGNLILAGGQIRSPEGRIELGSVGPNSFVSLTSIDNGFQLGYQGVQQFQDIQLSQQAIVDASGIGGGNIQVQANRLLVNDGSRILSLTLGDRSGGNLDIRAAQIEVSGTDPLNITQLSTDTKGAGRGGNLNIETGQFLLQGAAFLSTTSFGEGTGGNLNLRASDSAVLVGTGLNNLQQIFVGGFSGRLTPNDRVGGLFAGTATAGPGGDITIETNSLSLQNGSLILSPVFGFAKAGNIDIRVADSIEAKGSGILSNTILGSSGGSGNITIGSNRLSILDGAVVSSGTLGSGRGGDIVINVSDSLEISRSIPGTVLPTGILNNTVFGTGAAGDIYIKTGNLINRDGALIVANSGARLAVGIVNSGGPGGNISIEARDYIEITGVSPDGLITSGPGTTTFTAFPSGDLTISTRKLVISDGAIVSSGTLSSGVGGTLTINASESLEVIGGSEKTGFSSTLVTSSGRADLPQLVATGAGGNLNINAGTLSVRDGATLDVRSFGSGSAGTLSIVARSVNLDRNGSLNAATVAGAGGNIRLFAENLQLRRNSSITTNSGSTDGGNIEIDSNTLVALENSDISANALVGRGGRVSINAQGIFGTEYQLVPTSQSDITATGGTPDLSGTVVITTPNVEPAAGLINLPENFTDVSEQIATGCPAQRGDRFIITGRGGLPSDPNETLRNQTVWRDVRPIANSKDAIANPQTPLATQYLHLVEATGWKINRQAQVELIANLPEGSIQNPLSTTTSCQR